A window of Candidatus Angelobacter sp. genomic DNA:
TCATAAATCTTTTGCGCAGCGGAAGCCGAGGTTGTGAACGCAATACTCCGCTTTCAGGCTGCTCCGAAAACCGTAACGCATGAAGGCCGGATAATTTTTGAGGTTGGTCGCGTCCTGTGCTCCCGCACCGCAAAAGAGCTGGCCGTCCGGGCTGGTGTCGCCGCGTGCGTCGCCCGTGGCCATCGCGGTGTTGAAGTCAGCGGCCCATTCCCAGACCAGCCCGTGCAGATCGTGGATGCCCCAGACATTTGGGCGACCCCCGCCAACCGGAGGAAGCGTCGCCGTCGGCGTGGAGTACCATTCGAGGACCCGGCGCGTGAATTCAGAGTCATTCTCGCCGTCGGGCCGTGTGGGACTCGCGGAGGCGGCGTACTCCCATTCGGCGACTGTCGGCAGGCGTTTGCCTTTCCACTGTGCGTACGCTTTGGCGGCGAACCATGAGACGAAAGTGGCCGGCACGTTTGCCGGCGCATTTGTCCCGAGCGAGAGGTCTCCGGCCCAATCTTTGAGATACGATTCGTCGGCGAAAAGTCGTTTCACCTGTGACCTCCGCCAGCGTGGATTGGCGCGGACGAATTCGAGAAAATCGCCATTGGTTACCGGCAGGACGTCGAGGCAGAACGCCCTGACCGGGACTTCGACGGGGTCGTTTAACGCGCGATAGAACGGTCGGTAAACGCCATCGGGAATCCGCGCCATGCCGCGCGGGGTCTCGGCGGCGCCCGCCCCGACGATGCTGGCGCATATCAGAGGCAGGACAACACGGGCTCGATGTTTGAGGTTCAACATGGTTCGGCGGAATGGCTCGGGCTTAGTCCGGTTTATCAGCGTGGACTTATTCGTATTTGTTCTGTGGCGGCGGGGGAGATTCCTGCCGGATTCTGGCGACTTCCTGAGGGGTAACGGCGTCACCGGAGTTGCCCCAATTGCCCCGGACATAGGTCAGCACGTTGGCGATGTCTTCGTCGTTCAGGTAGTTCATCGGGACCATGATGCCGTTGTAAGTCGCACCGTTGACGACAATCTGTCCGGTTCGCCCCAGCAAGACGCCGCGGATATAATCTTCCTTGGTGAGGGTTGAAAGGAAGTCGGACTTCGCCAACGGCGGAATCTGACCGGCAACGCCCTGGCCTTCGGGCTGGTGGCACACGAAGCAGGTCTGCATGTAAACGGCCTTTCCTTTCTGGACCTGAATTTCCCGGGTCAGTCCGGCGATTTTCGGATTGCTCTTGATCTCCTCGGCCACCTGCGCCTTCAACGCGGTGACTTTCTTTTCCGCTTCCGACCCGGCTTCCGCGGCCTTGCCGAGGTAAACCGCGTCCACTTCCTTGCCGGAATAAACAAGCAGATCCGGCGGGCCGTCCACCTTCAACATGCCCAGCGCGCCTTTGTTGAAAGCGCGAAACAACGCATGATCCACGAGGATGTAAGTGCCCGGCACCTGGACCTGAAAGTCCACAATCGCCGCGCCACCCGGAGGGATCACGGTGGTTTGCACGTTGTGGGTCGGCTGTGCGCCCGCTTCCGGATAAACCGTGTCGAATATCTCGCCGATGACGTGGAATGATGAGGTGAGATTCGGGCCGCCGTTGCCCACGAACAGACGGATCCGGTCGCCGACCTTCGCTGTGAGCGCCTTGTCGCCGACCAGCGAACCCACGGCGCCGTTAAACACGACGTAAGGCGGCCTTTCATCGATGGCCTTGTCCATGTCGAATCCCTGCAAACCCGGATCGCCATATTTGCCGGTCGTGTAAAACTCGCCCTGCATCACGTAGTACTCGTGGTCCACCGGCGGCAAACCTTCCTTCGGTTCAACGAGAATCAGGCCGTACATTCCATTGCCCACATGCATTCCGACGGGCGCCGTCGCGCAGTGATAAACGTACAGACCGGGATTCAACGCCTTGAACGAAAACTGCGAACTGTGCCCAGGCGCCGTGAACGACGACGTGGCGCCGCCGCCTGGCCCGGTGACCGCGTGCAGGTCAATGTTGTGCGGCATTTTATTTTCCTGATGGTTGTTTAAATGAAACTCGACTTCGTCGCCTTCGCGGATGCGGATGAAGCCCCCCGGCACCTCGCCGCCAAAGGTCCAGAAAATATAGTCCACGCCATCGGCCAGGCGGCGCACCACTTCCTTCACCTCAAGAGTGACAATGACCTTTGCCGGTGTCTTGCGCGTGATCGGCGGCGGGACGTGGGGCGCGTGAGTGACCAGTGCGACCTCCGCGCCCACGACGGAAGGGTCGTTTGGCTTGGTATTCGTCCTGGGAGTCGCCGCACCGTTTTCAGCCGCGTTGAGGCCAGGCGCGGCGGACGCGAACAAGGCAGCCATCATGAAGGAGCTGCCGAACTTTATGGACCATTTTATGTTCATTTGAATAAAAAACACCGTTCGTTCCACTCAAGGCCGTTTGTCACCTTTGCAGGCGACCGGCGCCGCGTTCGAGCATCCGGCTCTGGCCCGAGTCATTTTCTGATCTTCAAACGCAATTGGCACCGTGGCGAAAAAATGACAGGAGATGACGGGGCGCACTAACCGTCTTTTGTTCTTCCTTGCGCATTTTTTGGCGAATCATGTTCTTCGCCGCGGAGCCAGCACATCGGATCCGCCTGTGAACAAATCCGCCCGATCGGGCCGGCAAGAAATGTCAACTCATTGGCAACGACCGCGTGGTGTGATGCCGCACAGCGGAGTATCAGTGCTTGTCAGCAGTGAAACGTGACATCCGGAGCAGCAAATGAAACCGACACTCAAAACTCGACTGGCGGAACCGCTTCGCTCGACACGAGGCGTGTCACCGCCGGCCCGGGGGCGGGGCGCCGATGCCGTCCGTCAGTCCGCCGCAACGCGTATCCAGATAAGGAAGATTCTCGTGCCGACGGATTTTTCGCGGGCATCACTCAGGGCGCTGAGGTGCGCCGTGGACTTTGCGAACCGGTTCGACGCGTCGCTTTGTCTCGTTCACGTGGTCGAGCCTGCGTCTTTCGTCACCCATGTCGGCAACGTGCCGCCGGCCGGGTCCGACCGCGAAACAACCAACAAGCTGCACCATAAACTGGTCATGTTGGCGCGCAAGGAAGTCGGACCGCTGACGCCCGTGAGTCCGCTGGTTTGCATCGGCAAACCGTTTCACGAGATCGCCAGAATCGCGCGCACGGTTGACGCGGACCTGATTCTCATCGCCACACATGGCCGCGGCGGATTGAAACGCGCATTTCTGGGAAGCACCGCGGAACGGGTGGTGCGACACGCGCCGTGTCCGGTGCTGGTGGTGCGCGAGAAGGAACGCGACTCCGGATGGCACGGCCCATCTTCTGCCTGAAAGGAAACGCTATGAAAATCAAACCTTCGAAAAAACCGGGCAGTGTCGTCGTCGAGATGAATCCGCGCGACTCGGAGCGCCTGTCACAGGCGGCGGAAACGACCAACGGGGCGCCTCGTCCTTTCGAACTCAGGACGATTCTGGTCCCGATTGATTTTTCGGCCTGTTCCAGAAAGGCGCTGCAATACGCGATTCCGCTGGCCAAAGAATTTGGTGCCACCATCGCGTTGCTTCACGTCGTGCATGTCAATTACGCGGCCGGGCCGGAATTCGGTGCCATGGACTTTCCGCTCATCGAGGCCGACCTGCGGAAGAGCGCCGAAGAGGGACTGGCCAAACTCGCCGCCGCGGAGATACAAGGGCAGGTCGCCTTCGTGTGTCTGGTTCGGAGCGGTCTCGAGGTGATCGAGATCGTTGACGCCGCCAAAAAACTGGAGAGCGACCTCATTGTGATTTCGACGCACGGCCGCACCGGTTTGAAACATGTCTTCATGGGGAGCGTCGCCGAAAATGTGGTGCGCCTCGCGCCGTGCCCGGTGCTGGTGGTGCGTGAACAGGAGCACGAATTCGTGAAGAGTTGAAGCTGGCGTGGTTCCAGACGTTACGGCGGGTCAAAGGCTGGCGGGCTTATTCTCTGCCTGTCAGTTCATCAGAGACATGCAGGGCAACGTTCCGGCGGGACCCGGCGAATGCGTCCGCAACCATGCCCTCCAGCGCGTCAATCCAGACCGGGTGATCATTCAGACAGGGGATGAGCGTGAACTCGCCGCCACCCGCATCCATAAAAGTCTCCCGACCTCGCATGCCGATTTCTTCGAGCGTTTCCAGGCAATCGGAGACAAAGGCCGGACAAATGACCAGCAGTTTGCGGACGCCATCCCGCGCGAGGCGAACGAGTTCGTGGTCGGTGTAGGGACGAAGCCATGGGTCTTTGCCGAGGCGGGACT
This region includes:
- a CDS encoding universal stress protein, translated to MKPTLKTRLAEPLRSTRGVSPPARGRGADAVRQSAATRIQIRKILVPTDFSRASLRALRCAVDFANRFDASLCLVHVVEPASFVTHVGNVPPAGSDRETTNKLHHKLVMLARKEVGPLTPVSPLVCIGKPFHEIARIARTVDADLILIATHGRGGLKRAFLGSTAERVVRHAPCPVLVVREKERDSGWHGPSSA
- the nirK gene encoding copper-containing nitrite reductase, translating into MNIKWSIKFGSSFMMAALFASAAPGLNAAENGAATPRTNTKPNDPSVVGAEVALVTHAPHVPPPITRKTPAKVIVTLEVKEVVRRLADGVDYIFWTFGGEVPGGFIRIREGDEVEFHLNNHQENKMPHNIDLHAVTGPGGGATSSFTAPGHSSQFSFKALNPGLYVYHCATAPVGMHVGNGMYGLILVEPKEGLPPVDHEYYVMQGEFYTTGKYGDPGLQGFDMDKAIDERPPYVVFNGAVGSLVGDKALTAKVGDRIRLFVGNGGPNLTSSFHVIGEIFDTVYPEAGAQPTHNVQTTVIPPGGAAIVDFQVQVPGTYILVDHALFRAFNKGALGMLKVDGPPDLLVYSGKEVDAVYLGKAAEAGSEAEKKVTALKAQVAEEIKSNPKIAGLTREIQVQKGKAVYMQTCFVCHQPEGQGVAGQIPPLAKSDFLSTLTKEDYIRGVLLGRTGQIVVNGATYNGIMVPMNYLNDEDIANVLTYVRGNWGNSGDAVTPQEVARIRQESPPPPQNKYE
- a CDS encoding formylglycine-generating enzyme family protein, which gives rise to MLNLKHRARVVLPLICASIVGAGAAETPRGMARIPDGVYRPFYRALNDPVEVPVRAFCLDVLPVTNGDFLEFVRANPRWRRSQVKRLFADESYLKDWAGDLSLGTNAPANVPATFVSWFAAKAYAQWKGKRLPTVAEWEYAASASPTRPDGENDSEFTRRVLEWYSTPTATLPPVGGGRPNVWGIHDLHGLVWEWAADFNTAMATGDARGDTSPDGQLFCGAGAQDATNLKNYPAFMRYGFRSSLKAEYCVHNLGFRCAKDL
- a CDS encoding universal stress protein, whose protein sequence is MKIKPSKKPGSVVVEMNPRDSERLSQAAETTNGAPRPFELRTILVPIDFSACSRKALQYAIPLAKEFGATIALLHVVHVNYAAGPEFGAMDFPLIEADLRKSAEEGLAKLAAAEIQGQVAFVCLVRSGLEVIEIVDAAKKLESDLIVISTHGRTGLKHVFMGSVAENVVRLAPCPVLVVREQEHEFVKS